In the genome of Treponema pedis, one region contains:
- a CDS encoding ATP-binding protein produces MEDIQNYLNQEVGVVQNVDTKKVSVSVDKEEILNRLKINDIVVLSGNNADEKLIGIVTRVSKKRIDIDDEEIEEQEYSYNFCNITLVGTFYKKLSSTKQNIFKRAVNTYPEINSKVYLADGKALSIIMNSLENEISSEKRLIIGKYASNKTVEAILDGNRFFQRHATIVGSTGSGKSFTVANILEKANELEHANLIVFDLHGEYNELSYAEQIKISDSDSGLHIPLWFFNYEEIHSLFIESSEGTSTNQRAAVIKYILEHKKRYIEENMTEFSSEIITADTPIPFSAKGLKEYLEVENIKEDTTGEVYKTGDKKGQEKTKQGQYYGKLTNLITRLQTKIDDKKYGFVFNEDNTVIAEYLKEFVDKIMGLDKKIKVIDLSEVPSDMLPIIIGIVTRLVYEVQFWMSPKMDETRHPIAFICDEAHLYMPRDTTKLKAVENKSLEIFEKISKEGRKYGVSLVIVSQRPAELNSTIISQCNNIISLKITNDRDKSAVATMLTDSLVGLVETLPNLDVGECIVIGDSIKLPTKIILDKPKEEPKSSTIDFWDRWIDGKGTVFNIDEAIKCMIKQTR; encoded by the coding sequence ATGGAAGATATTCAAAATTATTTAAATCAAGAAGTTGGTGTGGTTCAAAATGTTGATACCAAGAAAGTATCTGTATCAGTAGATAAGGAAGAAATTTTAAATAGGCTAAAAATAAATGATATAGTTGTTTTATCTGGAAATAATGCAGATGAAAAACTAATTGGAATAGTAACTAGAGTAAGCAAAAAAAGAATTGATATTGATGACGAAGAAATTGAAGAACAAGAGTATTCATATAACTTTTGCAATATAACTTTAGTAGGTACATTTTATAAAAAATTGTCTTCAACTAAGCAAAATATTTTTAAAAGAGCGGTGAACACTTATCCTGAAATCAATAGCAAAGTCTATTTAGCAGATGGCAAAGCACTCTCTATTATTATGAACTCTCTTGAAAATGAGATATCTTCAGAAAAAAGATTAATCATTGGCAAATATGCAAGTAATAAAACTGTAGAAGCTATTTTGGATGGAAATAGATTTTTTCAAAGACATGCCACAATAGTAGGAAGTACTGGAAGTGGAAAATCTTTTACTGTAGCAAATATTCTTGAAAAAGCAAATGAGTTGGAGCACGCTAATTTAATTGTTTTTGATTTGCATGGTGAATACAATGAATTGAGCTATGCTGAACAGATAAAAATCAGTGACTCTGATAGTGGGTTACATATTCCTTTGTGGTTTTTTAATTATGAGGAAATTCATTCTTTATTTATTGAATCTTCGGAAGGGACATCTACAAATCAAAGGGCAGCAGTAATTAAATATATTTTAGAGCATAAGAAAAGGTATATTGAAGAAAATATGACCGAATTTTCATCTGAAATAATTACAGCAGACACTCCGATTCCTTTTTCTGCAAAAGGGTTGAAGGAATATTTGGAAGTTGAAAATATTAAAGAAGATACAACGGGTGAAGTATATAAAACAGGAGATAAAAAAGGACAAGAAAAGACGAAACAAGGTCAATACTATGGGAAATTAACAAACCTTATTACGAGACTTCAGACAAAAATAGATGATAAAAAATATGGGTTTGTATTTAATGAAGATAACACTGTAATAGCTGAATATCTGAAAGAATTTGTTGATAAAATAATGGGACTAGATAAAAAGATAAAAGTAATAGATTTATCAGAAGTTCCATCAGATATGTTACCTATAATAATAGGTATTGTTACAAGACTGGTATACGAAGTCCAATTTTGGATGTCACCTAAAATGGATGAGACTCGGCATCCTATAGCATTTATTTGCGATGAAGCACACTTATATATGCCAAGAGATACAACGAAATTGAAAGCGGTTGAGAACAAATCACTGGAGATATTTGAAAAAATATCTAAAGAGGGAAGAAAATATGGTGTTTCATTGGTGATTGTTTCTCAAAGACCTGCGGAATTAAATTCCACTATAATATCTCAATGCAATAATATTATAAGTTTAAAGATTACAAATGATAGAGATAAATCGGCAGTAGCAACAATGTTAACTGATTCATTGGTAGGCTTGGTTGAAACATTACCTAATCTTGATGTTGGAGAATGTATTGTTATTGGGGATTCGATTAAGTTACCTACTAAAATTATTTTAGATAAACCTAAAGAAGAACCTAAAAGTTCAACTATTGATTTCTGGGATAGATGGATAGATGGGAAAGGCACAGTTTTCAATATTGATGAAGCAATTAAGTGCATGATCAAACAAACAAGGTAA
- a CDS encoding DUF1648 domain-containing protein, which yields MFIICIFLPEKIPVHFNAKGVADVFANKYYLLLATVITYSAYWKFVRGRKNEKDK from the coding sequence ATATTTATTATTTGCATATTTCTTCCGGAGAAAATTCCTGTTCATTTCAATGCAAAGGGAGTTGCAGATGTGTTTGCTAATAAATACTATCTTCTACTTGCTACAGTAATTACGTACTCTGCATATTGGAAATTCGTACGAGGAAGGAAAAATGAAAAGGATAAATAA
- a CDS encoding metallophosphoesterase — MTKFLIISDGHGDIEKLHALKPVAEKTDAVIFAGDFAAFQKIETGKPFLRELLKLHKHIVAVLGNCDPPDFEDELKKADISITNSLKEYKGFYFTGSGGGSKFTGTTPYERTDEELVSDLSAVKHLAEDGIKNLILVCHNPPYGGKTDKVAPLIHVGSKSITRFIKVYKPLLTVSGHIHESYAIDKIGETVLINPGALMEGRYAVANISLSNGKFKIQAELKRLE, encoded by the coding sequence ATGACAAAGTTTTTAATTATTTCCGACGGACACGGCGATATCGAAAAATTACACGCTTTAAAACCCGTAGCGGAAAAAACGGACGCCGTAATTTTTGCAGGAGATTTTGCGGCTTTTCAAAAAATAGAAACCGGCAAACCTTTTTTGCGAGAACTTTTAAAGCTGCACAAACACATTGTTGCGGTTTTGGGAAATTGCGACCCGCCCGACTTCGAAGACGAATTAAAAAAAGCCGATATTTCAATTACAAATTCTTTAAAAGAATATAAGGGTTTTTATTTCACCGGTTCCGGCGGAGGCAGTAAATTTACCGGAACTACCCCTTATGAAAGAACGGACGAAGAACTCGTAAGCGATTTATCCGCCGTAAAGCACCTTGCCGAAGATGGCATAAAAAATCTGATTTTAGTTTGCCACAATCCTCCCTATGGCGGAAAAACCGATAAGGTAGCCCCCCTTATACATGTAGGCTCAAAAAGTATTACCCGTTTTATTAAAGTTTATAAACCCCTTCTTACCGTTTCCGGGCATATTCACGAGTCTTATGCAATAGACAAAATAGGAGAAACCGTGCTTATAAACCCCGGCGCTCTTATGGAAGGCCGTTATGCAGTAGCGAATATTTCTTTATCGAACGGAAAATTTAAGATACAAGCCGAATTAAAACGTTTGGAATAA
- a CDS encoding helix-turn-helix domain-containing protein — translation MKNGQNIRTDVLLRICNALDCYIEEIMECSDEYR, via the coding sequence ATGAAGAATGGACAGAATATAAGGACGGATGTTTTACTTAGAATTTGTAATGCTTTGGATTGCTATATTGAAGAAATTATGGAGTGTAGTGATGAATATAGATAG
- a CDS encoding diacylglycerol/polyprenol kinase family protein encodes MNFIKKFRYSKFSQSAHTELLLKEVFRKIIHVFSAAVLIFAKFFFIETVIGLSAITVLYIVFEILRLHGKKIILVSAVTRFASRDRDRGKFVLGPVTLSIGIILTLVLFPYKPAAAGISALALGDGLASVAGKIFGKTHLPFTSDKTIAGTLTCFSAVFISSLFITKDIGVSFITACAAAVSEALPLKNLDNILIPLVCAGTVFFLL; translated from the coding sequence ATGAATTTCATAAAAAAGTTTAGATACAGCAAATTTTCTCAAAGTGCACATACCGAGCTTCTTTTAAAAGAAGTTTTCCGTAAAATTATTCATGTTTTTTCCGCAGCGGTTCTTATATTTGCAAAATTCTTTTTTATCGAAACCGTTATAGGATTATCCGCAATAACCGTTTTATATATTGTTTTTGAAATTTTACGCTTACACGGAAAAAAGATTATTTTGGTTTCCGCAGTTACGAGGTTTGCTTCAAGAGATAGGGATAGGGGTAAATTCGTTTTAGGCCCCGTAACCCTTTCTATAGGGATTATTCTTACTCTTGTTTTATTTCCGTATAAGCCCGCAGCGGCAGGTATATCGGCTTTGGCATTAGGCGACGGGCTTGCAAGCGTTGCGGGTAAAATTTTCGGTAAAACGCATTTACCTTTTACTTCGGATAAAACAATTGCCGGCACGCTTACCTGCTTTTCAGCCGTTTTTATTTCTTCTCTTTTTATTACGAAGGATATCGGAGTAAGTTTTATTACCGCCTGCGCTGCCGCCGTTTCCGAAGCTTTGCCTTTAAAAAATTTGGATAATATTTTAATCCCTCTCGTATGTGCGGGAACGGTGTTTTTTCTTTTGTAG
- the mgtE gene encoding magnesium transporter, translating to MEQEKNKFEHIEYLLTEKRYIEVQRLLADLNEVDIAEFLEEAPAQNAILMFRMLPKTMAAEVFTLLPKDQQTRFISAATDKELVPILDEIFLDDMVDIVEEMPANVVKKILKNTDRESRVLINQLLKYPKDSAGSLMTTEYVGLKKGMTVEQSLAYIKKVGLKSETIYTCYVTDENRILEGFISLKDLVLADSTEKIDRLFNKEFICVNTHDDQEKVAHTFKKYGFLALPVVDNETRLIGIITVDDIMDVMEQEATEDFQRMAAMQPNDETYLQTSIFKLAKHRIGWLLLLMVSESFTGTIIEQYTHLLASMTILTAFIPMLMDTGGNSGSQSSTLIIRGLATGEIDLKDWRKVFWKEFRIALMVGAALGSVSFVKSVFLGRKNPLIALSVGVTLVVTVMIAKITGGLLPIAAKKLKLDPAIMAGPLITTVVDTVSLIVYFKIATFFCSSLF from the coding sequence ATGGAACAAGAAAAGAACAAATTCGAGCATATAGAATATTTACTTACGGAAAAACGCTACATAGAAGTACAGCGGCTCTTGGCTGATTTAAATGAGGTGGATATAGCGGAATTTTTAGAAGAAGCTCCCGCTCAAAATGCGATTTTAATGTTCAGAATGCTGCCTAAAACTATGGCTGCGGAAGTTTTTACCCTATTGCCCAAAGACCAGCAAACACGCTTTATTTCCGCCGCTACGGATAAAGAACTTGTTCCCATTTTAGATGAAATTTTTCTTGACGATATGGTAGATATCGTAGAAGAAATGCCCGCCAATGTAGTAAAAAAAATTTTAAAAAACACCGACAGAGAAAGCCGCGTTCTTATAAACCAGCTTTTAAAATATCCTAAGGATTCGGCAGGAAGTTTAATGACTACAGAATATGTAGGCTTAAAAAAAGGAATGACGGTAGAACAATCTTTGGCTTATATAAAAAAAGTAGGTTTAAAAAGCGAGACGATTTATACTTGTTACGTTACGGACGAAAACAGAATTCTTGAAGGCTTTATTTCTTTAAAGGATTTGGTTCTTGCGGATTCAACCGAAAAAATAGACAGGCTTTTTAATAAAGAATTTATTTGCGTAAATACTCACGATGATCAGGAAAAAGTTGCCCACACTTTTAAAAAATACGGCTTTTTAGCTCTTCCCGTTGTAGATAACGAAACCCGCCTTATAGGTATTATCACCGTTGACGATATTATGGACGTTATGGAACAGGAAGCGACAGAAGACTTTCAGCGTATGGCGGCTATGCAGCCTAACGATGAAACATATTTGCAAACAAGTATTTTTAAACTTGCAAAGCACAGGATAGGCTGGCTCTTACTTCTTATGGTTTCGGAATCTTTTACGGGAACAATCATCGAGCAATACACCCATCTTCTTGCATCTATGACGATTCTTACGGCTTTTATTCCCATGCTCATGGATACGGGCGGAAATTCGGGAAGCCAATCTTCAACGCTCATTATCCGCGGACTTGCAACGGGAGAAATCGATTTAAAAGATTGGCGTAAAGTTTTTTGGAAGGAATTCAGAATAGCCCTTATGGTAGGGGCCGCTTTAGGAAGCGTGAGTTTTGTTAAGTCCGTTTTTCTCGGAAGAAAAAATCCGTTAATAGCTTTAAGCGTAGGCGTTACACTGGTAGTTACGGTTATGATTGCAAAAATTACAGGCGGGCTTTTACCTATTGCCGCAAAAAAACTAAAACTTGATCCTGCGATTATGGCGGGACCTCTTATTACTACCGTAGTAGACACGGTCAGCTTAATCGTTTATTTTAAAATTGCAACTTTTTTTTGCTCAAGTTTGTTTTAA
- a CDS encoding radical SAM/SPASM domain-containing protein — MYNINKYIRATQYLNNQGKNWRLYNSQDGNLYYINSALYDIIRYINRHKIESAFDLSTLLCRYFSNNDEVVSLQQFLVSNNIISEDKNKITNQNVLPPFKFKYPLSNLMFVVTNACNLKCIHCYGDYGNMNAYEIYSIDYNKIEKLLPDINTLHTSSVSFTGGEFFLYKDYQRIFELFILNGFEVTIFTNGFLTDKMASFFEKNKDFVYKLKISLDGDKAKHNLIRQKGNSYQNTMKTIYAAEKYEKIDVSIASTALKQNFLTLNKTSKMLNYLFPNIQHTIDVGFDAAGCKKNIFFDIDELDILYSKLPSVLKKRNMVKNKYRCEGGRSLACIDSNMDFKICVIANHKDFIFGNLNNNELVQLWNSPKKTIRKFRKEKSVSTNKCKLCKLNKLCTTKDCRVLAYQYTGSYTNPNPITCFVEEKYEKNSAIF, encoded by the coding sequence ATGTATAATATTAACAAGTATATTAGAGCAACTCAATATCTAAATAATCAAGGTAAAAATTGGAGGTTGTATAATTCGCAGGACGGTAATTTGTATTATATCAACAGTGCTTTGTATGATATTATTCGTTATATTAACAGACACAAAATAGAGTCCGCTTTTGATTTATCAACTTTGTTGTGTAGATATTTTAGTAATAACGATGAAGTTGTTTCTTTACAACAATTTTTGGTGTCTAATAATATTATATCTGAAGATAAAAACAAGATAACTAATCAAAATGTTTTACCTCCCTTTAAATTTAAATATCCTTTATCGAATTTAATGTTTGTTGTTACAAATGCGTGTAATCTGAAATGCATCCATTGTTATGGAGATTACGGCAATATGAATGCATATGAAATTTATTCAATTGATTATAATAAAATTGAAAAACTTTTACCGGATATTAATACATTACATACAAGTTCAGTATCATTTACTGGTGGAGAATTTTTTTTATATAAAGATTATCAAAGAATTTTTGAATTATTTATTTTGAACGGTTTTGAAGTTACCATTTTCACAAATGGTTTTTTAACAGATAAGATGGCGTCCTTTTTTGAAAAGAACAAAGATTTCGTATATAAATTAAAAATTAGTCTTGATGGAGATAAAGCAAAACATAATTTGATACGTCAAAAGGGAAATTCTTATCAAAATACTATGAAAACTATTTATGCCGCGGAAAAATATGAGAAAATAGATGTGTCTATTGCATCTACAGCGTTAAAACAAAATTTTTTAACTTTAAATAAAACAAGTAAAATGCTTAATTATCTTTTCCCAAATATTCAACATACTATTGATGTAGGATTTGATGCCGCCGGTTGTAAGAAAAATATTTTTTTTGACATTGATGAGCTTGATATTCTTTATAGTAAACTGCCTTCTGTGTTAAAAAAAAGAAATATGGTAAAAAATAAATATAGATGTGAGGGCGGTAGAAGTTTAGCCTGTATAGATTCCAATATGGACTTTAAAATATGTGTAATTGCAAATCATAAGGATTTTATATTTGGAAATCTAAACAATAATGAATTAGTTCAATTATGGAACTCTCCAAAAAAAACAATTCGTAAATTTAGAAAAGAGAAATCCGTATCAACAAATAAATGTAAACTTTGCAAATTAAATAAACTGTGTACAACTAAAGATTGTAGAGTTCTTGCATATCAATATACAGGAAGTTATACAAATCCTAATCCAATAACTTGTTTTGTTGAGGAAAAATATGAAAAAAACTCCGCTATTTTTTAA
- a CDS encoding ATP-binding cassette domain-containing protein: MKKTPLFFKYWYDAWKNNRLLISCIYFLTLILAIIEIMLPMFFKFFIDKVKQGVDFFSFAGYFCIYGLCLLFSNVLNTSWYQLLDMAGGKILLSIRENLFYSIENLTLKAITKIGREKLKNILFNDVMQVFSSLIMYSMRIISNFLMLLVFFIVTTIITPLLGLCLFIMSILGFFVSILLRKKIKLYSSIVNTELKKTNAVTNSFIDSIELFKTTNLDSYIKNKHHSTMKTFISAVRKSDFIQVFLKNILSNINIMFNLLTLCLVLIIEKNTSPGTLLFLFFVSNIIFSFCTQTEQLFSVVYAALPSFEHIDSIFRIEPQIMGDKNLTKIDTVAFKDVSFYYDENEKIFNKMNAVFSCGEKVKIIGKNGSGKSTFIKLLTLLIEPLDGEIMINGEPISCYRKQDFKQKILYISQDEYIINESISDYFKIMETNLSDTEIEKNLNEWKFNGADKNILNTMLKDNAKNISGGQRKKLLAIKLFAKYKKADIIIIDEIEAGMDIECSELYRQKRNLLLGNCDDKIIFEVSHSNNDDSFFNKTIEL; the protein is encoded by the coding sequence ATGAAAAAAACTCCGCTATTTTTTAAATATTGGTATGATGCTTGGAAAAATAATAGGCTGCTTATAAGTTGTATTTATTTTTTAACATTAATTTTAGCTATAATTGAAATAATGTTGCCCATGTTTTTTAAATTCTTTATAGATAAAGTAAAACAGGGAGTAGATTTTTTTTCGTTTGCCGGTTATTTTTGTATTTATGGATTATGTCTATTATTTAGCAATGTATTAAACACATCATGGTATCAATTATTGGATATGGCCGGAGGAAAAATTCTTTTATCAATTAGAGAAAATCTTTTTTACAGTATTGAAAATTTAACTTTAAAAGCAATTACAAAGATAGGACGGGAAAAACTAAAAAATATTTTATTCAATGATGTAATGCAAGTATTTTCAAGTTTAATAATGTATTCAATGCGGATCATTTCAAATTTCTTAATGCTGCTTGTATTTTTTATTGTAACAACAATTATAACTCCTCTTTTAGGTTTATGCCTTTTTATCATGTCTATACTCGGATTTTTTGTTTCTATTTTGCTTCGTAAAAAAATCAAATTATACTCCAGTATTGTTAATACAGAATTAAAAAAAACAAATGCCGTTACAAATTCTTTTATAGATTCGATTGAATTATTTAAAACAACTAATTTGGATTCATATATAAAAAATAAACATCATTCCACTATGAAAACTTTTATTTCGGCTGTGCGCAAAAGTGATTTTATTCAAGTATTCTTAAAAAATATTTTATCAAATATCAATATTATGTTTAACTTACTTACTCTTTGTTTAGTTCTTATAATAGAAAAAAATACGTCGCCGGGTACTCTTTTATTTTTATTTTTTGTTTCCAACATTATATTCTCATTTTGTACACAAACGGAACAATTGTTTTCAGTCGTTTATGCAGCTCTTCCTTCATTTGAGCATATAGATTCAATATTCCGGATTGAGCCTCAAATAATGGGAGATAAAAATTTAACAAAAATTGATACCGTAGCTTTTAAAGATGTTTCATTTTACTATGATGAAAACGAAAAAATATTTAATAAGATGAACGCTGTTTTTTCATGCGGTGAAAAAGTAAAAATTATAGGGAAAAACGGAAGCGGAAAGTCTACCTTTATAAAGTTACTTACATTATTAATTGAACCTTTAGACGGAGAGATAATGATAAACGGTGAGCCGATAAGTTGTTATCGGAAACAAGATTTTAAACAAAAAATATTATATATAAGTCAAGATGAATATATAATAAATGAATCGATATCCGATTATTTTAAAATTATGGAAACAAATCTTTCAGATACTGAGATCGAAAAAAACTTAAATGAATGGAAGTTTAATGGAGCCGATAAAAATATTTTAAATACAATGCTTAAAGATAATGCAAAAAATATTTCAGGAGGGCAGCGTAAAAAACTTCTTGCAATAAAGCTTTTTGCAAAATACAAGAAAGCTGATATTATTATAATAGACGAAATTGAAGCAGGTATGGATATTGAATGTTCCGAACTGTACCGCCAAAAGAGGAATTTACTTTTAGGGAACTGCGATGATAAAATTATTTTTGAAGTAAGTCATTCAAATAATGACGATAGTTTTTTTAATAAAACAATCGAGTTATAA
- a CDS encoding isoprenylcysteine carboxyl methyltransferase family protein, translating to MNYIIQIIVAIIFIIRLLFLKVSKTNEKNILANGGKEYGAENSKRLTLLHILFYAACLAESIFKKAQFDMLSIIGCFLLVFSIFMLYTVTRLLEGIWTVKLMIAENHQYNDHWLFRTVKHPNYFLNIAPELIGLALLCHALYSAIIILPFYVFVLYVRIKEENRLLKEVIIPNGSHNTHNT from the coding sequence ATGAATTACATCATACAAATTATTGTTGCAATTATCTTTATTATTCGGTTATTGTTTTTAAAAGTTTCAAAAACAAATGAGAAAAATATTCTCGCAAACGGCGGAAAGGAGTATGGGGCTGAAAATTCAAAACGGCTTACACTTTTACATATTCTTTTTTATGCCGCATGTCTTGCAGAATCGATTTTCAAAAAAGCTCAATTCGATATGTTGAGTATTATCGGCTGCTTCCTATTGGTTTTTTCCATATTTATGCTGTATACCGTAACCCGTTTGTTGGAAGGTATTTGGACGGTAAAATTGATGATTGCGGAGAATCATCAATATAATGACCATTGGCTTTTTAGGACGGTAAAACACCCGAATTATTTTTTAAATATTGCACCTGAATTAATCGGCTTGGCATTGCTTTGTCATGCGCTATATTCTGCAATTATTATTTTGCCGTTTTATGTATTTGTGCTTTACGTACGCATAAAAGAAGAAAACCGCCTTTTAAAAGAAGTGATTATTCCGAACGGTTCGCATAATACACACAATACATAA
- a CDS encoding SIR2 family protein, with protein MNIDSEEFEPIFMNIKGRYLSGVNFPKLIVGTGLSIAMNIPGMSKLAEKLEESFESIGDLELQKQWNKYKGKINDEGLEAALLDVSISEESFVETIREITSEFILDEEYNQHFNILNKISGFEKLLKYLLGTVSVNNQVIDIMTPNYDRIIELICDKLKLSTTSGFSGNMYQYFNENILKQPYDFFSKNVPLVRLFKPHGSVNWIKKNGKEYQINDYKLLKDDKQYIDIITPGSMKYKSGMINSIFRCHREIFNELITDSKKSFSIFIYGYGFNDQHFNTVFEDTQKDVVVLTRTIKKSFLDRAMKNENWTLFYKYEDKEESTEEGSYMVYKGKKYNINKELWDINVFSETFLG; from the coding sequence ATGAATATAGATAGTGAAGAATTTGAGCCAATATTTATGAACATTAAGGGACGATACCTATCAGGTGTAAATTTCCCTAAATTGATAGTTGGAACAGGGCTTTCTATTGCAATGAATATTCCGGGAATGTCAAAATTGGCTGAAAAATTAGAGGAATCTTTTGAAAGTATCGGTGATTTAGAGTTACAAAAGCAGTGGAACAAATATAAAGGGAAGATTAATGATGAAGGATTAGAAGCAGCCCTATTAGATGTTTCAATAAGCGAAGAATCGTTTGTAGAAACAATTCGAGAGATAACGAGTGAATTTATTTTAGATGAAGAATATAATCAGCATTTTAATATATTAAATAAAATTTCCGGATTTGAAAAATTGCTAAAGTACCTATTAGGAACTGTAAGTGTAAATAATCAAGTAATCGATATAATGACTCCTAACTATGACAGAATCATAGAACTAATTTGCGATAAATTAAAATTATCAACTACATCAGGGTTTTCGGGGAATATGTATCAATATTTTAATGAAAATATACTAAAGCAACCTTATGACTTTTTTTCTAAGAATGTTCCTTTAGTGAGACTGTTTAAACCACATGGATCTGTAAATTGGATAAAAAAGAATGGTAAGGAATATCAGATTAATGATTATAAGCTACTAAAAGACGACAAGCAGTATATAGATATTATTACACCAGGCAGTATGAAATATAAGTCAGGAATGATTAATAGTATTTTCAGATGTCATAGAGAAATTTTTAATGAATTGATAACAGATTCTAAGAAGAGTTTTTCTATATTTATTTATGGATATGGATTCAATGATCAGCATTTTAATACAGTATTCGAGGACACTCAAAAGGATGTGGTGGTCTTGACAAGAACGATTAAAAAATCATTTTTGGACAGAGCAATGAAAAATGAAAATTGGACTTTATTTTATAAATATGAAGATAAAGAAGAAAGTACAGAAGAAGGAAGTTATATGGTATATAAAGGGAAAAAGTATAATATAAATAAGGAATTATGGGATATAAATGTGTTTTCGGAAACTTTTTTAGGATAG